The Pseudarthrobacter sulfonivorans genome includes a window with the following:
- a CDS encoding FadR/GntR family transcriptional regulator, with product MSRNLTADLAADLRTRIVDGVIQPGDKLPSENALMVDFGVSRTVVRSALTRLQAEGLVETERGRGSFALTPPDDGPQPVPGSRPVASIEDRIHLLEFRLGVETEAAALAARNHSDRQLRAVNAALEQFAASADHPGHAMKADFEFHRAIAAASGNPFYSDCLAALGQTMIAMPRTRLLTGVEHYARDHFDQVVHEHRSIAAAIADGDETAASAAMRSHLANSRRRFTASVRPPA from the coding sequence ATGAGCCGGAACCTGACCGCGGACCTCGCCGCCGACCTTCGCACCCGCATCGTGGACGGCGTCATCCAGCCCGGCGACAAGCTTCCCAGCGAAAACGCGCTGATGGTCGACTTCGGCGTCAGCCGCACCGTGGTGCGCTCCGCGCTGACGCGCCTCCAGGCCGAAGGGCTGGTGGAAACCGAACGCGGGCGGGGCAGCTTCGCGCTGACCCCGCCCGACGACGGCCCCCAGCCAGTCCCGGGCAGCCGCCCCGTCGCCAGCATCGAAGACCGCATCCACCTGCTGGAATTCCGGCTGGGCGTCGAGACCGAAGCTGCGGCCCTGGCCGCCCGCAACCACTCCGACCGCCAGCTCCGGGCGGTCAATGCTGCCCTGGAACAGTTCGCCGCCAGCGCTGACCACCCCGGCCACGCCATGAAGGCGGACTTCGAGTTCCACCGCGCAATCGCGGCCGCCTCCGGCAACCCTTTCTACTCCGATTGCCTCGCCGCCCTGGGCCAGACGATGATCGCGATGCCGCGCACCCGGCTGCTCACCGGCGTCGAACATTACGCACGGGACCACTTTGACCAGGTGGTGCACGAGCACCGGTCCATCGCTGCCGCCATCGCCGACGGCGATGAGACCGCCGCCTCAGCCGCCATGCGCAGCCACCTCGCAAATTCCCGACGGCGGTTCACGGCTTCGGTACGCCCACCCGCTTAG
- a CDS encoding APC family permease, translating into MSPKEVTAQPPSAPGNGLAEKGLSGKGLKAGAVGLLGAVVIGVSCIAPAYTLTAALGPTVSEVGVQLPAIFLVGFIPMILVAFGYRELNNAMPDAGTSFTWASRAFGPWIGWMGGWGLIAATIIVLSNLAAVAVDFFYLMLAQLFGNPELGELSKNLPLNIATTLVFIALACWISYRGMEATKGVQYVLVAFQLLVLGWFAVAAFSHVANGSAFDATAISPDWFNPFAVGSFSAFAAGVSLSIFIYWGWDVTLTMNEETKNPEKTPGRAATVTVVVIVAIYMTVALATLSFAGVGETGLGAGNPDNQSSIFAVLSGPVMGPFAILMSLAILSSSAASLQSTFVSPARTMLSMGHYRALPGRFGKVSPRFKSPSYATIAAGVAAAAFYVITRTTSENALWDTITALGMMICFYYGITALACVWFFRAQAFSNGRAFFFKFLAPLLGGVILLVMFFKTAADSMDPEYGSGSSVGGLGMVFILGMGVILLGVVIMLMMSRLRPEFFKGQVLARGREER; encoded by the coding sequence ATGAGTCCCAAAGAAGTGACAGCACAGCCACCCAGCGCCCCGGGCAATGGCCTGGCTGAAAAAGGCCTGAGCGGGAAGGGCCTGAAGGCGGGCGCGGTGGGATTGCTGGGCGCCGTCGTGATCGGTGTCTCCTGCATCGCGCCTGCGTACACGCTGACCGCGGCGCTGGGGCCAACGGTTTCGGAAGTGGGGGTCCAGCTGCCGGCGATCTTCCTGGTGGGATTTATCCCCATGATCCTGGTGGCGTTCGGCTACCGCGAACTGAACAATGCCATGCCCGACGCCGGCACCTCGTTTACGTGGGCATCGCGCGCCTTTGGTCCGTGGATCGGCTGGATGGGTGGCTGGGGGCTGATTGCAGCCACCATCATTGTGCTGTCCAACCTGGCGGCGGTCGCCGTCGACTTCTTCTACCTCATGCTGGCCCAGCTGTTCGGGAACCCGGAACTGGGCGAGCTGAGCAAGAACTTGCCGCTGAACATCGCCACGACCCTGGTGTTCATCGCCCTGGCTTGCTGGATTTCCTATCGGGGCATGGAAGCCACCAAGGGCGTGCAGTATGTACTGGTGGCGTTCCAGCTGCTGGTGCTTGGCTGGTTTGCCGTTGCCGCCTTCAGCCACGTGGCCAACGGCTCGGCGTTTGATGCGACCGCCATTTCGCCGGACTGGTTTAATCCGTTCGCGGTCGGATCCTTCTCAGCCTTTGCTGCCGGGGTTTCCCTCTCCATCTTCATATACTGGGGCTGGGACGTCACTCTGACCATGAACGAGGAAACCAAAAATCCGGAGAAGACTCCGGGGCGGGCAGCAACCGTCACCGTGGTGGTGATTGTGGCGATCTACATGACCGTTGCGCTGGCAACCCTGTCCTTTGCGGGGGTGGGCGAAACCGGCCTGGGCGCCGGGAATCCGGACAACCAGTCGAGCATCTTCGCCGTCCTCTCCGGGCCGGTGATGGGACCGTTCGCCATCCTGATGTCCCTCGCCATCCTGAGCAGTTCGGCCGCCTCGCTGCAGTCAACGTTTGTGTCTCCGGCGCGGACCATGCTGTCGATGGGTCACTACAGGGCACTCCCGGGCCGTTTCGGCAAGGTCAGCCCGCGCTTCAAGTCCCCGAGTTACGCCACGATCGCCGCGGGCGTTGCCGCCGCAGCCTTCTACGTCATCACCCGGACCACCTCGGAGAACGCGCTTTGGGACACCATCACGGCGCTGGGCATGATGATCTGCTTCTACTACGGCATCACAGCCCTGGCATGCGTCTGGTTCTTCCGGGCCCAGGCGTTCAGCAATGGCCGCGCCTTTTTCTTCAAGTTCCTGGCGCCGCTGCTGGGCGGAGTCATCCTGCTGGTGATGTTCTTCAAGACCGCCGCCGATTCCATGGACCCCGAGTACGGCTCCGGATCATCGGTGGGCGGGCTGGGGATGGTGTTCATCCTGGGCATGGGCGTGATCCTGCTGGGCGTGGTGATCATGCTGATGATGTCCCGGCTGCGGCCCGAGTTCTTCAAGGGGCAGGTGCTGGCCCGCGGCCGCGAGGAGCGCTGA
- a CDS encoding flavin monoamine oxidase family protein, whose amino-acid sequence MLNLDRDVVIVGAGPSGLTAARELRKAGLSVAVLEARDRVGGRTWTDTIDGAMLEIGGQWVSPDQTVLLELLDELGLKTYSRYREGESVYVGADGKKTRYTGDSFPVSAATGAEMDKLIGILDGLAAEIGATEPWAHPKARELDTISFQHWLRRNSNDEEACNNIGLFIAGGMLTKPAHAFSALQAVLMAASAGSFSHLTDEDFILDKRVIGGMQQVSLLQAAELGADVVLNSPVRTVHWEDAGEGGHRVSVVSERATVNARFVIMAVPPNLYSRVSFNPPLPRRQHQMHQHQSLGLVIKVHAVYSTPFWREDGLSGTGFGAGSLVQEVYDNTNHGDSRGTLVGFVSDEKADAVFELSAEDRRRAILESIAGFLGDKALEPEVYYESDWGSEEWTRGAYAASYDLGGLHRYGKDQHAPVGPIYWCSSDLAAEGYQHVDGAVRMGQRTAARIVAAAGASGAAIEAAAAVG is encoded by the coding sequence ATGCTGAATCTTGACCGTGACGTTGTGATCGTTGGCGCCGGACCCTCCGGGCTCACCGCTGCCCGCGAACTGAGGAAGGCCGGCCTCAGCGTGGCAGTGTTGGAAGCACGGGACCGCGTGGGTGGCCGAACCTGGACCGACACCATTGACGGGGCCATGCTGGAAATCGGCGGCCAGTGGGTCTCCCCGGATCAGACCGTACTGCTGGAGCTCCTGGACGAGCTCGGCCTGAAGACATACTCCCGCTACCGGGAGGGCGAGTCCGTCTACGTCGGCGCCGACGGGAAGAAAACCCGCTACACCGGTGATTCCTTCCCGGTGAGCGCAGCCACCGGGGCGGAAATGGACAAGCTGATCGGCATTCTGGACGGCCTCGCCGCGGAAATCGGCGCCACCGAGCCGTGGGCCCATCCCAAGGCCCGTGAACTGGACACCATCTCCTTCCAGCACTGGCTGCGCCGGAACTCGAACGACGAGGAGGCCTGCAACAACATTGGCCTGTTCATCGCCGGCGGCATGCTCACCAAGCCCGCGCACGCGTTTTCGGCGCTGCAGGCGGTCCTGATGGCAGCCTCCGCCGGGTCCTTCAGCCACCTCACCGACGAGGACTTCATCCTGGACAAGCGGGTCATCGGCGGGATGCAGCAGGTGTCCCTGCTGCAGGCAGCGGAACTGGGTGCCGACGTCGTACTTAACAGTCCGGTGCGCACGGTCCACTGGGAGGATGCCGGGGAAGGCGGACACCGCGTCAGCGTTGTCTCGGAGCGCGCCACCGTGAATGCGCGTTTTGTGATCATGGCCGTGCCGCCGAACCTCTACTCGCGCGTCTCCTTTAACCCGCCGCTTCCGCGGCGGCAGCACCAGATGCACCAGCACCAGTCCCTGGGCCTGGTGATCAAGGTCCACGCCGTCTACAGCACGCCGTTCTGGCGTGAAGACGGACTCTCCGGAACGGGTTTCGGTGCCGGTTCGCTGGTCCAGGAGGTCTACGACAACACCAACCACGGTGATTCACGGGGAACCCTGGTGGGCTTCGTCTCGGATGAAAAGGCCGACGCCGTCTTCGAGCTGAGTGCCGAGGACCGCCGCCGCGCCATCCTGGAATCGATTGCCGGGTTCCTGGGGGACAAGGCCCTGGAGCCAGAGGTCTACTACGAATCCGACTGGGGGTCCGAGGAATGGACCCGGGGCGCGTACGCGGCCAGCTACGATCTTGGCGGCCTGCACCGTTACGGCAAGGACCAGCACGCCCCCGTGGGCCCTATCTACTGGTGCTCCTCGGACCTCGCCGCCGAAGGCTACCAGCATGTTGACGGAGCCGTCCGCATGGGCCAGCGCACCGCGGCGCGCATCGTGGCTGCGGCTGGCGCTTCCGGTGCGGCAATCGAGGCCGCGGCCGCCGTCGGCTGA
- a CDS encoding TetR/AcrR family transcriptional regulator, which yields MPASPAASRTATEREPVPKTGAARRRAGRPAAAVLDLAGITAAALRLIGKNGYDGLTMAALARSLHVAPSALYNHVESKRDVLLLVEDHLTALVDVTAFAAEPWESAVRKWAWSYRDVFAEHTPLIPVIAVLPVTDAPQTLAMYETVSAGFRAAGFPEERIVSAIVALESFIFGSAYDVTAPADIFDSGSMAESTPSFTGAVRSLAALRHEKPADVAFSLGLEALIAGFGALRE from the coding sequence ATGCCGGCATCACCAGCCGCTTCACGAACTGCCACGGAGCGCGAGCCCGTGCCGAAAACCGGTGCGGCACGGCGCCGCGCGGGGCGGCCCGCCGCCGCGGTCCTGGACCTGGCGGGCATCACGGCAGCAGCCCTGCGGCTCATCGGCAAGAACGGCTACGACGGTCTCACCATGGCCGCACTGGCCCGCTCACTGCACGTGGCGCCGTCGGCCCTTTATAACCATGTGGAATCCAAGCGGGACGTGCTCCTCCTCGTGGAAGACCATTTGACTGCCCTGGTGGATGTGACCGCATTCGCGGCGGAACCTTGGGAGTCCGCCGTGCGGAAGTGGGCCTGGAGTTACCGGGACGTCTTCGCAGAGCACACGCCCCTGATTCCCGTCATCGCAGTACTTCCCGTGACTGACGCACCGCAGACCCTCGCCATGTATGAGACCGTCAGCGCCGGATTCCGGGCGGCCGGATTCCCGGAGGAGCGGATCGTGTCCGCCATCGTGGCCCTGGAATCATTCATCTTCGGATCCGCCTACGACGTCACGGCCCCAGCCGATATTTTCGATTCCGGCAGCATGGCGGAGTCGACGCCAAGCTTCACGGGCGCAGTCCGGAGCCTGGCCGCGCTGCGGCACGAGAAACCTGCGGACGTGGCGTTCAGCCTCGGGCTTGAGGCCCTTATTGCGGGCTTCGGGGCGTTACGCGAGTAG
- a CDS encoding FhaA domain-containing protein codes for MGLLDKVERGIEKAVRGVFSTGSRAQVEPVEIASRLRREVDNKALTIAAGRTLAPNVFDVQLSDDDFRRAQDWGTPLAEELCDVVINHVRSQGYTLQGSVRISFRRAEELRAGDFEIVSSTEKSKAGPGVSSARPNMPAAPSRPPVRLQPVLDIDGQRYSLNAPSIVLGRSSEADILIDDTGVSRRHLEIRTASGVTSAVDLGSTNGSYVNGHKLAGSTELTDGSTITMGRTKIIFRLLPANPGGRP; via the coding sequence ATGGGATTGCTGGACAAGGTCGAGCGCGGCATCGAAAAAGCCGTCCGCGGTGTCTTCTCCACCGGTTCGCGCGCCCAGGTGGAACCTGTGGAAATCGCCAGCCGGCTCCGCCGCGAGGTGGACAACAAAGCCCTCACCATCGCCGCCGGCCGCACGCTGGCCCCCAATGTCTTCGACGTCCAACTCAGTGACGACGACTTCAGGAGGGCACAGGACTGGGGCACGCCGCTGGCCGAAGAACTCTGCGACGTTGTCATCAACCATGTCCGCAGCCAGGGCTACACCCTGCAGGGCTCGGTGCGGATCTCGTTCCGCCGTGCCGAGGAGCTGCGCGCTGGGGACTTCGAAATCGTCTCCTCCACTGAGAAGTCCAAAGCCGGCCCCGGAGTCTCCTCGGCCAGGCCTAACATGCCGGCAGCCCCGAGCCGCCCGCCCGTACGGCTGCAGCCCGTCCTGGACATCGACGGCCAGCGCTACTCCCTCAATGCCCCCTCCATCGTCCTGGGCCGGTCCTCCGAGGCCGACATCCTGATTGACGACACCGGCGTCTCGCGCCGCCACCTCGAGATCCGCACCGCCAGCGGCGTCACCAGCGCTGTGGACCTCGGCTCCACTAACGGCAGCTACGTCAACGGCCATAAACTGGCAGGCAGCACCGAACTGACCGACGGCTCCACCATCACGATGGGACGGACAAAGATCATCTTCCGCCTGCTTCCCGCCAACCCTGGGGGCCGCCCATGA
- a CDS encoding FHA domain-containing protein FhaB/FipA, whose translation MSDLTITALRFGFLILLWVLIFSIVSAMRRDLMVGRKAAAGTPTARQVRKNPELAEAPPQPLKQQAHQLVVTEGPLKGTTIPLAASPILLGRAQEATLVLEDDYASGRHARLFPQGSRWFIEDLGSTNGTYLADQQLTRALPVELGVPVRIGKTVIELRP comes from the coding sequence ATGAGCGACCTGACCATCACTGCCCTGCGGTTTGGGTTCCTGATCCTGCTCTGGGTCCTCATCTTCAGCATCGTTTCGGCCATGCGCCGGGACCTGATGGTGGGCCGCAAAGCCGCCGCCGGCACCCCCACCGCCCGTCAGGTTCGCAAGAACCCGGAACTGGCCGAGGCTCCGCCGCAGCCGCTCAAGCAGCAGGCCCACCAACTGGTGGTCACCGAAGGCCCGCTCAAGGGAACCACCATCCCCCTGGCCGCCAGCCCCATCCTGTTGGGCCGCGCTCAGGAAGCCACACTGGTACTTGAGGACGACTACGCCTCCGGCCGCCACGCGCGGTTGTTCCCGCAAGGCAGTCGATGGTTCATCGAGGATCTTGGCTCCACTAACGGCACCTACCTGGCCGACCAGCAACTTACCCGGGCTCTGCCCGTTGAGCTTGGTGTACCCGTGAGGATCGGCAAGACGGTCATCGAATTGAGGCCGTAG
- a CDS encoding PP2C family protein-serine/threonine phosphatase: MAADIPAGGATPVQRPLIMRYAARSDVGRIRAKNDDSAYVGRHLAVVADGMGGHAGGDVASAATVLDMLHLDHGDYDGDAGTVLADEIQTANSLLSELVHINPKLAGMGTTVTSLLLAEGKLHFAHIGDSRAYRLRDGEFEQVSVDHTFVQRLIDEGRLRPEEAETHPHKNVLMRVLGDVDASPELDLDTLDVKPGERWLLCSDGLNYVAGHVVERTVRETKDLRECVETLVNLTLEAGSPDNVTVVMVEITEETSDDVSTAAVDIIPSQLLTEALAAASDATSASPDPEAADDEKPAADKAPEKPAAAEPPPSTDPHLGEHLSAEVLRQELASRPHELVGAAATAAESGSIPTIAGRTVARRAATVLTHKADAPVAEADDLLGQPKPRRWVTMSIAASVLVVLTLGLWLGYAWTQTRYYIGEYDSRVAIYNGVSQRLGPLQLSTLEAVTEIRMDSLPQFSQQRVRQTVPARDLYDAQRIVKNLEGTGTIAPPDECLTPSPTPAPTTAPAATPTAPVPSPDPSAPAAAPAPAASPTPTTVCEGGQ; this comes from the coding sequence ATGGCCGCTGACATTCCCGCCGGCGGGGCCACACCCGTCCAGCGGCCCCTCATCATGCGCTATGCCGCGCGCTCGGATGTGGGACGCATCCGGGCCAAGAATGATGACTCGGCGTACGTCGGCCGCCATTTGGCAGTGGTCGCGGACGGCATGGGTGGCCACGCGGGCGGCGATGTTGCCTCCGCCGCCACCGTGCTGGACATGCTGCACCTGGACCACGGCGACTACGACGGCGACGCCGGCACGGTCCTCGCCGACGAGATCCAGACGGCCAACTCCCTGCTATCCGAGCTGGTGCACATCAACCCCAAGCTCGCCGGCATGGGCACCACCGTCACATCCCTGCTGCTCGCCGAGGGCAAGCTGCACTTCGCGCATATCGGCGACTCCCGGGCGTACCGCCTGCGTGATGGCGAGTTTGAACAGGTCAGCGTGGACCACACGTTCGTCCAGCGGCTGATCGATGAGGGCCGGCTCCGGCCCGAAGAGGCCGAAACCCACCCGCACAAAAACGTCCTCATGCGCGTCCTGGGCGACGTGGACGCCAGCCCCGAGCTGGATCTGGACACCCTGGACGTCAAACCCGGGGAGCGATGGTTGCTGTGCTCGGACGGGCTCAACTATGTGGCCGGACACGTGGTGGAGCGGACCGTCCGCGAGACAAAAGATCTGCGTGAGTGCGTCGAAACCCTGGTTAACCTGACGCTGGAAGCCGGCTCACCGGACAACGTCACCGTGGTCATGGTGGAAATCACCGAGGAAACGTCCGACGACGTCAGTACCGCCGCCGTCGACATCATCCCTTCACAGCTGCTCACCGAAGCCCTCGCCGCGGCCAGCGACGCCACCAGCGCTTCACCGGACCCCGAGGCGGCCGACGACGAAAAGCCCGCCGCCGACAAAGCCCCCGAAAAGCCAGCTGCCGCGGAACCGCCGCCCTCCACCGACCCCCATCTCGGCGAGCACCTTTCGGCCGAAGTGCTGCGGCAGGAACTCGCATCGCGCCCGCACGAACTCGTCGGTGCTGCGGCCACTGCGGCCGAGTCCGGCTCCATTCCCACCATCGCCGGCCGCACCGTGGCCCGGCGGGCCGCCACCGTCCTGACGCACAAGGCCGACGCCCCCGTTGCTGAGGCGGATGACCTCCTGGGACAGCCCAAACCCCGCCGCTGGGTCACTATGTCCATCGCCGCGTCCGTGCTGGTGGTGCTGACCCTGGGCCTCTGGCTCGGCTACGCCTGGACCCAGACCCGCTACTACATCGGGGAATACGATTCCCGTGTGGCCATCTACAACGGTGTGTCGCAGCGGCTTGGTCCCCTCCAGCTTTCAACCCTCGAAGCCGTAACAGAGATCCGGATGGATTCCTTGCCCCAGTTCTCCCAGCAGCGCGTCCGGCAGACAGTTCCCGCGCGTGACCTCTACGACGCCCAGCGGATCGTGAAGAACCTTGAAGGCACCGGCACCATTGCTCCGCCGGATGAGTGCCTGACCCCCTCGCCCACTCCGGCCCCAACAACTGCGCCGGCTGCAACACCCACCGCACCTGTCCCGTCGCCGGACCCGTCCGCTCCTGCGGCAGCGCCGGCCCCTGCCGCCTCACCCACCCCCACTACCGTCTGTGAGGGGGGCCAGTGA
- a CDS encoding FtsW/RodA/SpoVE family cell cycle protein: protein MSQLSTIPKPRRNVELLLLILALSVGIGANMLVGVDQAKAFDSDFWFQSSLLAVAALVFHVVLRIRAKYADPVILPLVVALNGLGLAMIHRLDAPGEDTGNNQLRWTLIAMAVAIGVIWFLKDHRVLRRFTYISLAVSALLLILPLVPGISAGEILGARVWIRVGPMTFQPGEIAKITLAIFFAGYLSSNRDLILLAGRKIGPLQFPRFKDMGPMITAWLVSIGVLIFQRDLGSSVLFFGLFIVMIYVATSRISWVVIGVGLILGGGFVAAQVFSHVEVRIYGWLNAFSPDVYETGSRQVIEGLFGMANGGLVGTGLGQGRPDLVPFANSDMIIASIGEELGLIGLFAVVLMYVMLFTRGFRAALGTRDAFGKLLACGLSFAIALQCFVVIGGVTRLIPLTGLTTPFLAAGGSSLLANWIIVGLLLLISHTARGPVDTTPLPPGGAAEPAGIDTPTEAVKRA, encoded by the coding sequence GTGAGCCAGCTCAGCACCATCCCCAAGCCCCGGCGCAACGTCGAACTGTTGCTGCTGATCCTCGCCCTGTCTGTGGGCATCGGCGCCAACATGCTGGTGGGCGTTGACCAGGCGAAGGCGTTCGACTCCGATTTCTGGTTCCAGTCCAGCCTCCTCGCGGTGGCCGCCCTGGTCTTCCACGTGGTCCTGCGGATCCGGGCTAAATATGCCGATCCGGTGATACTTCCCTTGGTGGTGGCACTCAACGGCCTGGGTCTCGCGATGATCCACCGCCTCGACGCCCCCGGGGAGGACACCGGCAACAACCAACTGCGCTGGACCCTGATCGCCATGGCCGTGGCCATCGGCGTGATCTGGTTCCTCAAGGACCACCGGGTGCTGCGCCGCTTCACCTACATCTCGCTGGCTGTGAGCGCGCTCCTGCTGATTCTTCCACTGGTGCCCGGCATCTCGGCCGGCGAAATCCTGGGCGCCCGGGTCTGGATCCGGGTGGGTCCCATGACGTTCCAGCCGGGTGAGATCGCCAAGATCACCCTGGCTATATTCTTCGCCGGTTATCTTTCCTCCAACCGCGACCTCATTCTGCTGGCCGGCCGCAAGATCGGCCCGCTGCAGTTCCCCCGGTTCAAGGACATGGGTCCCATGATCACCGCCTGGTTGGTGAGCATCGGCGTGTTGATCTTCCAGCGCGACCTCGGGTCTTCCGTGCTGTTCTTCGGCCTGTTCATCGTGATGATCTACGTGGCCACCAGCCGTATCAGCTGGGTGGTTATTGGCGTGGGCCTCATCCTGGGTGGCGGCTTCGTGGCAGCCCAGGTGTTTTCCCATGTCGAAGTCCGCATCTACGGCTGGCTGAACGCCTTCAGCCCAGACGTGTACGAGACCGGCAGCCGGCAAGTCATCGAGGGACTCTTCGGCATGGCCAACGGCGGCCTGGTGGGTACCGGCCTGGGCCAGGGCCGGCCGGACCTGGTCCCCTTCGCCAACAGCGACATGATCATCGCGTCCATCGGCGAGGAGCTGGGCCTGATCGGACTGTTCGCCGTGGTGCTGATGTACGTGATGCTGTTCACACGAGGGTTCCGGGCGGCGCTGGGCACCCGAGATGCCTTTGGGAAACTGCTGGCCTGCGGACTTTCCTTCGCCATCGCCCTTCAGTGCTTCGTCGTGATCGGCGGAGTCACACGCCTGATCCCGCTGACAGGTTTGACCACGCCTTTCCTCGCCGCCGGCGGTTCGTCGCTGCTGGCCAACTGGATCATCGTGGGCCTGCTCCTGCTGATCTCCCATACGGCGCGGGGACCGGTGGACACCACACCACTTCCTCCCGGCGGCGCTGCGGAACCTGCAGGAATTGATACTCCCACCGAGGCGGTGAAACGAGCGTGA
- a CDS encoding peptidoglycan D,D-transpeptidase FtsI family protein produces the protein MNQAIRNSWVAAIAMFALIFGAISFVQVVGADDLKGNPLNQRAILQNYCNDRGAIIVGGEPVAESVEGTSEVCQFQRTYAQPALYAGLTGYFSRNYGATGLEVAMNDQLAGSSDQQFFDRIGQLFLGNQPKGASAELTIDPAIQKLAYDLIPDGQRGSIVVTNPKTGAILAMVSKPSYDPNLIATQDPNAETTNINELVKVPGINLNQNVSGPTGELLAPGSVFKLVDTAAALASGKYNKDSVLPNPAEMPFPGIQYKLPNYAGGNCYTQDKASFAFALQQSCNTPFASIALDLGRDAIAEQAAKFGFGEDLGDQLKLAYARGSGFPDDLDGPGLAQSAIGQKDVRATPLQIALMTSAIANNGVQMSPSLVKTVRSPDLRVIDEPQPEALRTSTTPEIARQITEWMTSAVSQGIARGAAVPGVQVAGKTGTAELGNGLNNSWFTGFAPANNPEVSVTIVMEGVDITTGAQLTSPNAKKIFEAVLNK, from the coding sequence GTGAACCAAGCAATCCGTAATTCCTGGGTGGCAGCGATCGCCATGTTTGCCCTGATCTTCGGCGCCATCAGCTTCGTCCAGGTGGTCGGTGCCGATGACCTCAAGGGCAACCCCCTGAACCAGCGGGCCATTCTGCAGAATTACTGCAACGACCGCGGCGCCATCATCGTGGGCGGGGAGCCGGTGGCCGAATCGGTGGAAGGCACCTCGGAGGTCTGCCAGTTCCAGCGGACCTACGCGCAGCCGGCACTGTATGCAGGCCTCACCGGCTACTTCTCCCGGAACTACGGTGCCACTGGCCTGGAAGTTGCGATGAACGATCAGCTGGCCGGCAGCTCAGACCAGCAGTTCTTCGACCGGATCGGCCAGCTCTTCCTGGGCAACCAGCCGAAGGGCGCCTCGGCGGAACTCACCATCGATCCCGCCATCCAGAAGCTCGCCTACGACCTCATCCCGGACGGCCAGCGGGGATCCATTGTGGTCACCAACCCCAAGACCGGCGCCATCCTGGCCATGGTGTCCAAGCCGTCCTATGACCCCAACCTGATCGCCACCCAGGACCCCAACGCCGAAACCACCAACATCAATGAGCTGGTCAAGGTACCCGGCATCAACCTGAACCAGAATGTCAGCGGACCAACGGGCGAGCTGCTCGCTCCGGGATCAGTCTTCAAGCTGGTGGATACGGCTGCGGCCCTCGCCTCCGGGAAGTACAACAAGGACAGCGTGCTCCCCAACCCGGCCGAGATGCCGTTCCCGGGGATCCAGTACAAACTCCCGAACTACGCCGGAGGCAACTGCTACACCCAGGACAAGGCCAGCTTTGCCTTCGCCCTGCAGCAATCCTGCAATACGCCGTTCGCCAGCATTGCCCTCGACCTGGGCCGCGACGCCATCGCCGAGCAGGCTGCGAAATTCGGCTTCGGCGAGGATCTGGGCGACCAGCTCAAGCTCGCCTACGCCAGGGGCAGCGGATTCCCCGATGACCTGGACGGGCCAGGCCTGGCCCAGTCCGCCATCGGCCAGAAGGACGTGCGCGCCACTCCGCTACAAATCGCCTTGATGACCTCGGCAATCGCCAACAACGGCGTCCAGATGAGCCCCAGCCTGGTCAAGACCGTGCGGTCCCCGGACCTCAGGGTCATTGACGAGCCCCAGCCTGAAGCGCTCCGGACGTCCACCACCCCGGAAATTGCCCGGCAGATCACCGAGTGGATGACCAGTGCGGTGAGCCAGGGCATAGCCCGCGGGGCTGCCGTCCCCGGTGTCCAAGTGGCCGGCAAGACCGGAACCGCTGAACTGGGCAACGGCCTGAACAACTCATGGTTCACCGGGTTTGCCCCGGCGAACAACCCGGAGGTGAGTGTCACCATCGTCATGGAAGGCGTAGACATCACCACCGGCGCACAGCTAACCAGTCCGAACGCGAAGAAGATTTTTGAGGCGGTGTTGAATAAGTGA